GCTACGGCCGCTCAGCTCAGACTGGCACGACGAGACTGGACGCCTTCACGAGAAGCCGCCGGTCCCGGTCGACTAGACCATTTGAGAAAGGCCCCTCCGAATCCGGAGGGGCCTTTCCGCTTTAACGAACAACGCGGGGTCACTTCCCGCCCATCCTCCGAAGATGATGGGCGGGAAGTGACCCCGCGTTGTGTGGTACCTGCCTAGTCCAGGTAGTCCCGGAGGACCTGGGACCGCGACGGGTGCCGCAGCTTGGACATGGTCTTGGATTCGATCTGGCGGATCCGCTCGCGCGTGACGCCGTAGACCTTGCCGATTTCGTCTAACGTCTTCGGCTGTCCGTCGGTCAGGCCGAAGCGCATCGCGACCACACCGGCCTCCCGTTCGGAGAGCGTGTCCAGCACCGAGTGCAGCTGTTCCTGCAGCAGGGTGAAGCTCACCGCGTCAGCCGGGACCACGGCCTCGGAGTCCTCGATGAGGTCACCGAATTCCGAGTCACCGTCCTCGCCCAGCGGGGTGTGCAGCGAGATCGGCTCACGGCCGTACTTCTGGACCTCGACGACCTTTTCGGGCGTCATGTCCAGTTCGAGGGCCAGCTCTTCCGGCGTAGGTTCGCGGCCGAGGTCCTGCAGCATCTGGCGCTGCACGCGGGCCAGCTTGTTGATGACTTCCACCATGTGCACCGGGATGCGGATGGTGCGGGCCTGGTCGGCCATGGCGCGGGTGATGGCCTGGCGGATCCACCACGTGGCGTAAGTGGAGAACTTGAAGCCCTTGGTGTAATCGAACTTCTCGACCGCACGGATCAAGCCCAGGTTGCCTTCCTGGATCAGGTCCAGGAACAGCATGCCGCGGCCGGTGTAGCGCTTGGCCAGTGAGACCACGAGGCGAAGGTTGGCCTCCAGCAGGTGGTTCTTGGCGCGTTTGCCGTCGTGGATGACGAATTCGAGCTCGCGCTTGAGCTTCGGATCCATGGTTCCGTCGTCGGCGTTGATTTTCTCCTCGGCAAAGAGGCCGGCCTCGATGCGCAGGGCGAGGTCGACTTCCTGCTCGGCGTTCAGCAGGGCGACCTTGCCGATCTGCT
This DNA window, taken from Pseudarthrobacter sp. ATCC 49987, encodes the following:
- a CDS encoding RNA polymerase sigma factor translates to MTPSSAKKEPADQAVLSPEEKKAATSAKRAATRAANKAVKDAALAGGDSTASAVAKPEPKKRGPKPGAKAAAQAAGKAANGDDDTDEDVEVDLDDVVVEAVEIGEDGEEIPAKAAAATGSGFVYSDADDDDAPVQQVMSAGATADPVKDYLKQIGKVALLNAEQEVDLALRIEAGLFAEEKINADDGTMDPKLKRELEFVIHDGKRAKNHLLEANLRLVVSLAKRYTGRGMLFLDLIQEGNLGLIRAVEKFDYTKGFKFSTYATWWIRQAITRAMADQARTIRIPVHMVEVINKLARVQRQMLQDLGREPTPEELALELDMTPEKVVEVQKYGREPISLHTPLGEDGDSEFGDLIEDSEAVVPADAVSFTLLQEQLHSVLDTLSEREAGVVAMRFGLTDGQPKTLDEIGKVYGVTRERIRQIESKTMSKLRHPSRSQVLRDYLD